DNA sequence from the Ctenopharyngodon idella isolate HZGC_01 chromosome 14, HZGC01, whole genome shotgun sequence genome:
AAGTCAGGAACAATAGGTGTACTTTAGATGCCTGCATAAATAATAGCCTGCAGTGCAAACAAACAtgtaaaaacagagaaaaaactgTTTAGCTGTATAACCTCTAGCCCACACGTTAGGTTTGTAGATGGTTACATAAGCATAACTCTGTTACATAGATGAGTCACAGTAGCATATGTCTGTTTAGATCAAAGTCCACTGAGTTGTTATATTTCATTGTACTCCATTGCTATTTCTACTCTAGGTGTACAAGATGCGGATTTGTCAGTGCTCCATCAAACAATGGCCCAGTGCTGTAAGGAAATCAAGGAAACTGTACAGATGCTCGCCTCAAGGCATAAGGACATCCATGGTAGTGTGTCGAAAGTGGGGAAAGCGATTGACCGAGTAAGAGTTCGAGATCTTAATTGTTTATGATgttgttgttcattttaattgaatCAAATATTAACAGCACAttaaacacaacaacaatgtatCTAAGTTAaggtttcccaaactggggtttgCAAACACCTAGAAGTTTTGTGAGGGAACTGCAGACCGTTCTTGATTGATGAAagctaataatgtaaaattaaaataaaacacttttaaaagttttaataatttatttgtttacctgcagcCATGTGACGATTATCTGGCATCAGAGAACCGTGAACATATATGTTAAcaaatatgttaaattattgaaacaTTACCTTAAAATCTCACTTCAAGTAAATGTCTGTGACATTCCCAGTCCCATTTTCACTTTTCACAGTAGTTTCTGATTGCTTTCTAGTTTCTTTGTTAAAAGTGACAAAGTACAGCTCAAATTCTGTACTACATTGATGATAAATTTAGCCTTATAGTATGATTTACCATAGTAAATAATATGTGGTtggaaatgtcttttaattgcTGTATTCTTTTGTCCAGAATTTTGATGCAGAGGTGAGTGCAGTTGTAGCTGAAAATGTCTGGGACTCTCCAGAGAGACAGAAATACCTCAGTGAAACTATCGTAGAACACCTGTATCGACAAGGCATGCTGAGTGTTGCAGAGGACCTCTGCCAGGTatgcttttcttttgtgttattctaaaaatactgtaaaaatgagtATGCATTTCTGTAAACATTGCTGTACTTCACATTTATGTTAACCTCTGGATATATAAGTGCTTGTATTTTGTTGACAATTTGATCCTGGCACTAACATTGAGTGTTTCAATCTAACTTCACAGGAGTCTGGTGTAGTAATCGACATGAGCATGAAACAGCCATTTCTGGAGCTCAACCGCATTTTAGAGGCTTTAAGAACACAAGATCTCAGACCAGCTTTAGAGTATGTGTCCCATCTTTCTGTTTTCTACtgcccttttttattttatcttcatGTACACTGCctttcaaaagtctggggtatggtaaaaatggtaaaaaaaaaatatttcacaatattactggttttactctattttcgatcaaataaatgcagccttggtgagcataagagatcaaaattgtaaaaaatcttactgaccccaaacttttgtatgGTATGCACATCCTCTCAGTCTTTAAACATACCCTGGATTCCTTGAGAACATTGAATTGGATGGGGTGTggcttaaaatattattttgttgttgtagaTTTCAGGTTAGTAGTTCTAATGGTTATTTTGGTTGTATGATTGCTGTGGTAGGTGGGCGGTGACAAACCGTCAGCGGCTGCTGGATCTGAACAGCACCCTTGAGTTCAAGCTTCACAGACTCTATTTCATCAGCCTGCTCAACGGGGGCATCAGCAAACAGCAGGAAGCTTTACAGTATGCACGCCATTTCCAACCGTTTGCCTCGCAGCATCAGAGAGGTGAGGAAAGGTTCAGTCCCAAATAGATGAAAAACTGCCTCTTTAACCTCAGCAAGGCTTTCATGTAAACATATTGGTGGAACCAAATCACACTGGCCTTGAAGCTGTTTTACCAGTAATGTCATGTTAATTGAAGCagttattttgttcattttaaagttcTTGATGGATTGACAGCTGTATTACACCACCAGATTCATTGTAATGAACAAAGTCTGAGATGATATCTGAGCCTTGTTTGTGTGTGCTCTCTAGATATTCAGATCTTAATGGGTAGTCTAGTGTACCTCCGCCATGGGATCGAGAACTCTCCATACCGCAGTCTGCTGGAGACGGATCAGTGGGCAGAGATCTGTAACATCTTCACACGGGACGCTTGCGCCCTGCTTGGACTCTCTGTGGAGTCCCCACTCAGTGTCAGGTCAGAAAAAAAGTCTACAATCTGCTCTTACAAGTCCTAAAATCTCTTCTGATCATGTAGGATTTTAAACGTAGGCCCTAACCAATGATTACTTAGACATCAGGCCTTCTGCAGAACTTCTGAATTAATTCATGTCTTCAACCCTCAACAAGGCTTAagcccagactaaaatgcatgtttgagctgttttaattgaaagcaatttgcactgacatatcttaaaatatgtcgctgccattgttttgtctcaagatgtacaccaataatgtgtttttctaaGGGATGTTTACAAAagctattaaaggattagttcacttcagaattaaaatttcctggtaatttactccccccatgtcatccaagatgttcttgtctgtctttcttcagtcgaaaaagaatttaaggtttttgaggaaaacattccaggatttttctccaaaaTAGTGGgcttcaacggctaccaacgggttgaaggtccaaattgcagtttcagtgcagcttcaaagggctctacatgatcccagatgaggaataagggtcttatctagcgaagcaatcagtcattttctaaaaaaaaaaaaaaaaaaaatgtatatactttttaaccacaaatgctcatcttgcactgctctgtgatgcgccacgcattacgtaatcacgttggaaaagtcacgcgtgacgtaggcagaagtaccatggtagggcgaaaaaccAACTTCaactccaacttcaaaatcgcccgatatcgttgttttacctttttttttgtaaaggccgtttggctTAGTCTTTGCTCAGGACTTCctcctacgtcacgcgtgacctttccaacgtgaatACGTTATttgtggcacatcgcagagcaagacaagcatttgtggttaaaaagtatatcatttttattttttcttagaaaatgaccgatcgtttcactagattagacccttattcctctgCTGGGGAATAGAGCTGCGTTTAACAGCAAATGACtcaagaaagaaggacatgaacatcttggatgacatgggggttagtaaattatcaggaaatttaaattctgaagtaaactaatcctttaaatgtcttaattgaactaaggcctaatcctggcttaatttaagccctgtctgtgaaaccaggcccaAGTCTTTATACAAGTTTTAGATGAAGTTCAATGGAATGGAGGAAAACACAAGGCTCTTGAGGCACgcttttaaaagttaaacttttaaaatctttaactTGAAGGgccaatttttgttttgtttattcagtGCTTTACTCGACTGCATAATgtaagtttgggatcggtaagattttatgtttttgaaagtgctCTTGTGTGAAATaatgcaattttaaaataaccattttctattttaatttaaagtaatttttagcatctttactccagtcttcagtgtcacataatcttttagaaatcattctaatatgctaacttggtgctcaagaaacatttcttattattatcaatgttgaaaacagttgtgctgtttaatatttttgatgaatttcAATTATTCAGCAtgtcatgtaattaattagatgaAAATTTATCGATTGACAGTCCTACTCTGTTTTAGGCACCTTTTACTTGCAATTTGTATTGACAGTAAAATCTTTTCTTAGCTTGAAtaatttatgctttattattactaaatcctgttttttatttgaactcTCCATCAGTTTTGCGTCCGGCTGTATGGCGCTGCCTGTTCTCatgaacatcaaacaggttatTGAACAGAGACAGTGCAGCGGTGTTTGGACACATAAGGATGAACTGCCAGTAAGTCTCTCTCTTTATCTTTAATGCTTGTtctaaaagttttaaatgtataattgtctttgaaatattttacttatatGAATTGTAATGTGAAATGTTTACATTATAATTAGTGATGCACTAATGACTTAGAACAAGATTTACTGATACCAGTAGTTTGATAGTTCAGTTATCAAACTGTTACCCTGATAATTAATTATGCAACACaaataattgattaaaataattatttacacaACAAAATAAACTAAAAGTATCTCTATAACATGTTTTAAGACCAGCTGAGATATGGAAAATAAAGTGATAGTCATTTGTATGTGACTGACAAATTTAAACCAATGGACTACCaaaattaagataaataaaGTATGCATTCTGTTCATCTCCTTATTCAGATTGCTCTAAGTTATTATAAACAGAAAACACTGAAATACAAATCAATCATGGTTATGGTTACCACTGGCTTTATTAATTATATCCATGTCTGATATGTGTAAGATACTTACTTTTTATTGGCCAATGATTGGCTGATACATCtgctaattataattaataatgaataactGTGGTCATTTCAAAGACCATTAATGCTTTATCCATCCCtgttgtctgtgtgtctgtgtgtgtttagattGAAATAGACCTGGGGAAGAAGTGCTGGTATCACTCTGTGTTTGCCTGTCCTATCTTGAGGCAGCAGACGTCAGAGAGCAATCCACCCATGAAGCTCATCTGTGGACATGTCATATCAAGAGACGCTCTTAACAAACTCACCAATGCTGGAAAGTAAGACTCTGACTTATGCATCACCCAGACACAAATGAAGCGtacttcatttacatttaaagtttaatCTGTTCTGGCAAACTGACCCTAGACCTGATGcctgattatttaaaaagtgcAATCTGCAGTTGTTGCTATCAGCAGTAGCACTAGTAGCAGTAGTTGATTGACATATTATTGCAGAATTATTTTTTAACCTTTTCATGCGATCTGTTTTAACCCATTCTTAAGCTTTTCTCCACTTTTTAAAGATGAAGTTTGTTATTCTTTTTATGTTAAAGAGGCCCTATTATATATGACcttgctggcaaaatgagtcgcaatgagcaaattttcaaaaatgagttattgttatCCTTgcattctctattaaaaaaaaaaaacttcaaaatgatgtatgatttgttggaatcccACAAAAAATGACAGAGCTACATCTGTTTGAAatcgatagagtcagcaaagtcagttttgagaaaaatcaagttaaagttttctgaaggttccaaaacaaaatcacctagcaaccgtgccttaaaatccctggttaTACCAcaaaatttggcacaaaccaagccaAAACccatttctaaaaaaatatataacttttttttccatgattccacaattgtttgattaacattaatgaaacagacagcctatatattaagacctactgtaccaCATGGATCTAATGTTatacatcagatgtttttccccaacagttaaccaaatgttcacttaagacataacagataatgttggCATGAATACTCACCgagacagatattttgaaatactgtaattctgtgtatgtgtgtatatcgGGATCGCACGCTGAGGCGTCTTTGCGCGCGTTTCGGttctgtcagtcagcgcgagtaggatagttttgtttatatcagCATGAGTTGAAACTTGGTTTCACTGGTTCAGGCTTATGCTATCGAGAGTTCGCTataaatattcacaaagttggaatgctgcgctttacagcgataccaaacttgtgctgagggaagCGCCAGTCATCCAGAAGTAAGCAGAGAAAAGAagcatttttcatggtcaaagaAAAGGTACTcctcagaaaatgtacaaataaagatacttttagatgtttaattgctatttggagcattgggatcgctagacgagggcttaatgaacaaatttttgcgaaaacctcaatttcgaccaaaattgacatttttctcattttgcCAGAACCGGTCACATATATTAGGACCTAttatacattttcaacttttttagtgtgtaatgttgcatgaaagcatgaaaagggtctgcaaagttacaaagcacactccaaagggagttattctttatatcagtaagcactATTGGTCTGGTTGGACTGGTAttgctgaccaatcagagcacactgtgctttttGGAAGGAGGGACTTTATAAAGACCAGAACTAAACAGagtgggaagagaggtgctgcaacaatgtaaaatatgtgatgaATAAGGTGTTTTTTTGGGGACATTCAAGCATGAGAGTCTattaacaaccacatagcaatgccctggcaaccattGTTTTGTGCTATTAGTCACACTTCACCTTTTAAACTAATTTCATTGTTGTTCTTAAATGTTGTTTTCAGTTATAAATGATATGAATGTATTATTTTCCTTACTGACAATGTCTTAAACTCTTTTCCCAGGCTTAAATGCCCATATTGTCCAATGGAGCAGAATCCATCAGATGCCAAACAGATCTTCTTCTGATGTCTTTTTTCGGAGCGTAGCTGAATGACGTGTTGAAGGCCTCTTGGAGCCGCAGTTAGAATGATCCTCATTCACTGGCATGACGAGCCTTCTGTGGTGGCTTCTCCCCCGTGACGCCACCTCCCTC
Encoded proteins:
- the rmnd5b gene encoding E3 ubiquitin-protein transferase RMND5B, which translates into the protein MEQCACVERELEKVLHRFVTYGHQSEERLDELLRNVCELRSRLVAYGVQDADLSVLHQTMAQCCKEIKETVQMLASRHKDIHGSVSKVGKAIDRNFDAEVSAVVAENVWDSPERQKYLSETIVEHLYRQGMLSVAEDLCQESGVVIDMSMKQPFLELNRILEALRTQDLRPALEWAVTNRQRLLDLNSTLEFKLHRLYFISLLNGGISKQQEALQYARHFQPFASQHQRDIQILMGSLVYLRHGIENSPYRSLLETDQWAEICNIFTRDACALLGLSVESPLSVSFASGCMALPVLMNIKQVIEQRQCSGVWTHKDELPIEIDLGKKCWYHSVFACPILRQQTSESNPPMKLICGHVISRDALNKLTNAGKLKCPYCPMEQNPSDAKQIFF